The following nucleotide sequence is from Streptomyces pactum.
GCAGCACCTGGTCCTCGTCCTCGCCGGCGGCGGTGCGGACGGCGAGCAGGGTCATCCTGCCGGTGGTGACGGTGCCGGTCTTGTCCAGGACGATGGTGTCCACGGCGCGGGTGGTCTCCAGGACCTCCGGGCCCTTGATCAGGATGCCGAGCTGGGCGCCGCGGCCGGTGCCGACCATGAGGGCGGTGGGGGTGGCCAGGCCCAGGGCGCAGGGGCAGGCGATGATCAGGACGGCGACGGCGGCGGTGAAGGCCGCGGTGATGCCGGCTCCGTTGCCGAGCCAGAAGCCGAGGGTGGCCAGCGCGAGGGCGATCACCACGGGGACGAAGACGGCGGAGATGCGGTCGGCCAGGCGCTGGGCGGCGGCCTTGCCGTTCTGGGCGTCCTCCACCATCTTGGCCATCCGGGCCAGCTGGGTGTCGGCGCCGACGCGGGTGGCCTCGACGACCAGCCGGCCGCCGGCGTTGAGGGTGGCTCCGGTGACGGTGTCGCCGACGCCGACCTCCACCGGGACCGACTCGCCGGTCAGCATGGAGGCGTCGACGGCCGAGCTGCCCTCGACGACGGTGCCGTCGGTGGCGATCTTCTCGCCCGGGCGCACCACGAACCGGTCGCCGACCGCCAGTTCCTCGGTGGGGATGCGTACCTCGCGGCCGCCGCGGAGCACGGTGACGTCCTTGGCGCCCAGCTCCAGCAGGGCCTTCAGCGCCGCCCCGGCCCGGCGCTTGGAGCGGGCCTCGAAGTAGCGGCCGGCGAGGATGAAGGCGGTGACGCCGGCGGCGGCCTCCAGGTAGATGTTGCCGGCGCCGTCGCTGCGGGAGATCGTCAGGTCGAAGCCGTGGGTCATGCCGGGGGTTCCGGCGGTGCCGAAGAACAGCGCCCACAGTGACCAGGTGAAGGCCGCGATGGTGCCCACGGAGATCAGGGTGTCCATGGTGGCCGCGCCGTGCCGGGCGTTGGTGAACGCGGCGCGGTGGAAGGGCCAGGCGGCGTAGGTGACCACCGGCGCCGCCAGGGTGAGGGACAGCCACTGCCAGTACTCGAACTGCCAGGACGGCACCATGGCCAGGACGATCACCGGGAGGGACAGCACCACCGCCGTGACCAGCCGCTGCCGCAGCGGCAGCAGCTCGTCCACCTCCGGTGGTGGCTCCTGGCCGGCGGCCGCGGAGGTCCGGGGCGGGGGCGGCGGGGCCGCGGTGTAGCCGGTGGCCTCCACGGTGGCGATCAGGTCGTCCACCGCGATGTCCTCGCGGTAGCTGACCTTGGCCTTCTCGGTGGCGTAGTTGACGGTGGCGGTGACCCCGTCCATCCGGTTGAGCTTCTTCTCGATACGAGCGGCGCACGAGGCGCAGGTCATCCCGCCGATGGCGAGTTCGACCTCAGCCGTCCCGGTAACCGTGGTGGTCATGTCCTACTCCTCGTGATGGGGTCCGCTCATGGTACGAGTCTATACCTGCCGGGGGTATCCCCGAGCCGTCTCCATGTATACCCCCCATGGGTATCCAGTGCAAGGGGGCGCATCGACTTGACTCATACCCCAAGGGGGTATTCACTCAGGGGGTGTCGCCGCACCGCGCGGCCGTCGCCGAAGGAGTCGCCATGAACACCGCAGGGAAGATCACCGCCTTCACCGCCGTCCTCGCCGCCTCGTTCGGCGCCGCCTACGGGGTCGGCCACGCCGTCGACCCGGTGACCTCCGAAGAGACCTCCTCGCACGCGGGCCACCGCTCCCCGGGGGCAAAGGGGAGCGGCGACCCGGGTACGGCCGGCGCGGCCCACGCCCCCGGCGGACTCCAGATAGCCGAGAACGGCTACCGGCTCGACCTGCAGACGCCGCGCGTCGAGGCGGGGAAGGAGAGCGAACTGCGCTTCGCGGTACTGGGCCGGGACGGCCGGCCACTCACCGGGTTCCGCGCCGAACACGGCAAGGAGCTGCACCTCATCGTCTCCGCCCGCGACCTCACCACCTACCGCCACCTCCACCCGACCCGGGCCGCCGACGGCACCTGGAGCACCCGGGTCGAACTGCCCCGGGCGGGGGACTACCGGCTCTTCGCCGACTTCACCCCCGGCGGCAAGGGCACCGAGAACCTCACCCTCGGCGCCGACCTCGCGGTCGGCGGGACCTACCGGCCGGCGACCCTGCCGGAGCCCGGCCGTACGGCGACCGTGGACGGCTACACCGTCACCCTCGACGGGGAACTGCGCCCCGGCGCCGAGTCGGAGCTGACCCTGTCGGTGTCCCGCAAGGGCCGGCCGGTCACCGACCTCGACCCGTACCTGGGCGCGTACGGCCACCTGGTCGCACTGCGCGG
It contains:
- a CDS encoding heavy metal translocating P-type ATPase yields the protein MTTTVTGTAEVELAIGGMTCASCAARIEKKLNRMDGVTATVNYATEKAKVSYREDIAVDDLIATVEATGYTAAPPPPPRTSAAAGQEPPPEVDELLPLRQRLVTAVVLSLPVIVLAMVPSWQFEYWQWLSLTLAAPVVTYAAWPFHRAAFTNARHGAATMDTLISVGTIAAFTWSLWALFFGTAGTPGMTHGFDLTISRSDGAGNIYLEAAAGVTAFILAGRYFEARSKRRAGAALKALLELGAKDVTVLRGGREVRIPTEELAVGDRFVVRPGEKIATDGTVVEGSSAVDASMLTGESVPVEVGVGDTVTGATLNAGGRLVVEATRVGADTQLARMAKMVEDAQNGKAAAQRLADRISAVFVPVVIALALATLGFWLGNGAGITAAFTAAVAVLIIACPCALGLATPTALMVGTGRGAQLGILIKGPEVLETTRAVDTIVLDKTGTVTTGRMTLLAVRTAAGEDEDQVLRLAGALEHASEHPIAQAVATGAAERTGTLPTPEDFANIPGLGVQGVVDGHAVLVGREKLLAEWAIELPEELSRAKAEAEAAGRTAIAVAWDGAARAVLEVADAVKDTSAKAITRLRALGLTPILLTGDNRAVAEAVAREVGIDEVIAEVMPEDKVDVVKRLQGEGRSVAMVGDGVNDAAALAQADLGLAMGTGTDAAIEAGDLTLVRGDLTAAADAIRLSRRTLSTIKSNLFWAFAYNVAALPLAASGLLNPMIAGAAMAFSSVFVVGNSLRLRSFRPAA